From Helicoverpa zea isolate HzStark_Cry1AcR chromosome 12, ilHelZeax1.1, whole genome shotgun sequence:
CTTGTATCGTGGTTTGGCACCTGTTCTACAGTCACTCTCTGTATccaattttgtatatttttatacattccATGGTTTACGTCGAATGTCGTCGAAAGATACATCTGCTTTAAAAGACTTGATGTTTGGAATAATTGCTGGAAGCATTAATGTACTTCTCACTTCACCATTGTGGGTTGTTAACACTAGAATGAAGCTGGAAAAGTCAACCTACAATAGCTTGACAGAAGGGCTTATAGATCTATTTAAAAAGGAAGGCGCACGCGGTTTGTGGTCTGGTACAGTGCCATCCCTGTTATTAGTTTCGAACCCAGCAATTCAGTTCATGGTTTACGAGGCGTTAAAAAGACAATTAATATCTAAAGGTCTATTTGATACATTTTCTGCATTTCTAATAGGAGCTGTTGCAAAAGCTGTAGCAACCACTCTAACCTATCCACTCCAGTTGGTACAATCAAGGCTTCGTGCTGGTACTAGTTTAAAGCCCTTGTTTAGGGACGTCAAATCGAAGCCATCGGTGGCATTCCGTGGTTTAGAAGCAAAATTATTGCAGACAATTATGACGGCTGCTCTCATGTTCATTATTTACGAAAAACTAGTCCGTTTGGTGTTAACAATAATGAGAGTACGGATGGCTAGGCATTGAATTGTTTCCTGAAATTTACATCAAACAAACCAAAACCAGTTTTGTTGCAATGTTGCGATATGAACAAGGTCGTATCTCAATCttgcatggatttaaataaatcaagGTTTCTAAAAACTTAATCTTTGGTGGCTTTGGACTCAATTATGCCAATTAAACAATATGTTGTgattttatattaagtactcaatTAGAGCTCTTCACCACGGCACGTTTTTGCCGTGAAAATCTAGCAATTAGGTACACCACGGCGATGAATTTTGTATgggtaattataaaaaaacgtgCCGTATACAAGACGCCTTATTGTCACAAAAAGGAACTGGTCTATAGTTTTAAGTGTCATAAGCATATGCCAAATTCTTGCTTTAttaggcaatttttttatatcggtatatgaatataatttatacagAGTGACGTAATATGGCTGCGTGTAATCACATGATTACCATCCAGTCAGGTAGGTATTACAAATACGCAGATCCAGTGACCTTGACTGTTTGAACATAAGTATTAAGTCAAGGTTGTTAAGATAAACAGTTAAGtgtgtataattttgttattgataGAGAATTAGCAATATTGCTAAAAGTCCCTGATAAGGAAACCTATAGTCTGCACTGGAATCAGGCAGACTTATTGAAGTAGTTTccttaagataaaatattatgtttaagcTTAACTATCATGTACAAAGTCCAACTGTACCGGAACCGGATGGCAAGACAAATTCTTCGTACAATATAAGCGTGATCTATACCTGCACCCTTTGTAAAGTTACCCTATCGTACAAGTCAAATGTCTTGACGAGCTAGGCCTGGCCCCAAACCAAacgcattaaataaaaatgtaccgaCAGTCAAGAAAGAGAAAAATATGTTGCTGTTAAAGTACATTAACAACTGTGTAATAAGTGATTTATGCCCGTTTtgaccaacaatctcttaatctaagtgccacttagaataagggttctcccaattttgacataaataactatgtataagggacacctaaactttggtgaaaacgaaattcttattaagtgttccgtaaatgctcttaggggatccctaaatttaggtatttgttggtgaaaatgggcattaaagTATTCTATTAATTTGCTACTACCGCATTTGAGCTAATAGTAAATAAGCAAACTTAAAGCCAAGCAAGTAAAACATCCTGTTTGTTTTAGTCATTTGATCAACATTATTTCACATTTATAGTTATCGGCgaggataatgagctctcggcggaagaatggggatcgctttgcgcactgtacacttaaggcaataaaccaataaatcacttctgcgcaggtgaaggtcagagctcaatatccttgccgatgtcTATACACTACGAAATATTGTAAGTACGTTTAACCATACTATACCATAATATTGACATAGACAATGCGCTTTGTGCATCTCGAGGCATTATTTAATCATGACAAGGACCTATTTGATGTCATTTGCTCTCTTAAGTAATTCAATCTGACATTTAATTATCTTGTGGAGGAAATATTAGCCTTAAAAACTTTTTCGAGTTACGTCAAAGTAGTATTGGAAAATTCCATTTAGGTTtaagaattttgtgttaagGTGTGACTTTAAAtatcatcgatatatatgtactacgtactagatagaacgttccgaacaaaaagcttaccacactgaactgcactgcagactatgcagtgcccaaaatggcaaatcagagcgattttgacacctgcgtcagatggatgtctatgaaactacaattataaaatagaaaatacatatcaaggtataaacttacacatataaactattcgagagtcaagttagtaaaattacacgctgttcatgctattacaacgcttgtatatcatacttttcatttacaattcaattttacaaatatgcattaatttgttcccgcccgccatcttgaattatggattaagaaaatcgtgcagaaacagatgtgccataaaactagcagtaggtaaaatacatagatgtaatataataaacaagattgcgcacgctcaaaatacatatttacgaaaatgaactctattccaacgctataaggtactaaatttgttgcataatacacagaggcaaatccgagccgagagggatagttagaacggaggccgtttgtctctttctaacaccttgccagcataaaaaaatgttgtggtcaacagttttgtcttcccaaaaaaaataattgaatcacatatatttttatcttattttaactattgtaagtcaacaaattaataaaaatcgcattaatttattatacgaataaattatttatataaattattattcttaaaacataaacaacatattttttttttttctagcggtaaccccgaacattcttggcgcgtaatcagcatttaaaattttgtttatattttttgtattaaatcaatttaaactattttaatggtgaaaaagtgttgtgtttatacttgtaaaagtgaatcctatggtggttgcaatatatcgtttcacaggttagctaataataacattttcgtaaaccaaacaactagggtgcccatgaattcttgtaatgagtgaaaatatgggtgatggattttaaaactgttgtactattgttatagcttcccaaaaaatgaagaaaggcgacataaatggctcagcagtctgtggcggactaaaacctttatagtcggaactttttgtgtgtgtgttttattttatattttattaatttttctccgtcaaaaTAGTCTGacacattacaatatttttacaatcttgctgaagcgtttttattaaatacagtcctattcaggcctgcgtagtacgcttatgagcatctcgcttagatgctacaagtctatatatgaagtagaaatacaaaaaaaacagtcttcacttcgaatcttcctgcttttatactgcttattcccgctaattattaaaagcctttataagtatcttaaggtcacaaactgcgtaagttaaaacttcaatacaaatctgcgtttaataatcttagcaaattcggatttgtctcacatagtttaatctcatagtcactctattagaaagggacagacagcctccgtactaactgtttcactcggctcgttttttgggtttatatgcgcagtcctgtttactaatattatgtctatggtaaaatatcaatgaaaacagagttcactttgtcatggtatgttcttactttcaagaaaaaataattaaattcgcgaaaatttgtgatagccctcttaagaaaaaaaacatcgtaattaatattaaaaaccctaaaaataagttcctggttttaatatattacatgattttgcattcaattagatataaataaactttttgatatattacatgattttgaattcacttagatataaactttttgagtaatgacaaaaaaattaaaccgacttcccaaaacactaaaaagcaaaaaaaaactatttttaggtgcatcggcctagaagtcggtgtctaatggatgttactaagttaattttgccaccgacttctaggccgatgcacctaaaaatagtttttttttgctttttagtgttttgggaagtcggtttaatttttttgtaaaaaagttttttatttaaagcttttcagtgatacgaatagttgtcactatccatacaagtgagaagttctcatcaatacaaagaatataagtccaaatacgaggtattttacatattcagttgtcgagttccctcgacttactttctctggtctccatcatcaggtcagctccaaaccttcactgttgcaaaggtcttgtcaatacaaataatttaagcccaaacacgaggtagtttacatattcagttgtcgagttccctcgacctcctctggtctccatcatcaggtcagctccaaaccttcactgttgaatagtgctatcaggcatacacctgactgtcaagtttttaccctattatgcctacaactttcgaaagttgccctcgatttctcagggttcccatcatcagatcctgacctgatgtctatgggaccacctcgggagtatatcctatcaaacaaaaaaagaatcatcaaaatcgattaataactggcggagtaatcgcgtaacaaacatacaaaaaaaaaaaaaaaaaaaaaaaaatacggtcgaattgagaacctccttttttgaagtcggttaaaaaatgtaggcaaaatacgagcgacacttctgcaattaacatcaatgaggatgactacatgtcacaatacgtcaacgaaatgtcaacagacgacatagcgggttaattatttgtatggatgttcttgtctatcgctagaatatatgtcaatgttaAATATGGATTTAAAGATAATTTTGCGTCACGGTCATGTGATGTAACAAAGGTATAACTGGtcagtaaatataattttgtgatggtgtatgctaaataaattaattctagGATGGTAAGAAGAGGTGTCAGATTAATTccatgttttataattatttatttatttaataaaacgagTTGGTTATAAAAAAgcatttcttatttaaataacaattatcCTAGTTCACTGCGTGTTCCAATCGAGCTAGCTTCATATCTTCAGAAACCCGTATAACTACTTTAGTGTACTCCTTCACTAACCCATCAAGATCATTGTAAAcctgaaaaaaattacatttattgataAATGACTTtgaatcctatcacatatactttatatattctatggcaattaaaaaaaaaataacctaatccattcagtggtttagccacaggtgtcatttttcgttttcataatttacaacatcatgtgcaAAACAGAGTTAAAGTtaagagtatcgaatgttttcaagggagaatttctggtgttctaattctcgcaaatttttattctatttactttgctcgaaaaattcatttttttatttttacgtattttatttttttctttgtgctgaTCGACATATAtttaccagtatattaacgtatataatttaatgtgattaggcaCGACACTGTATGTAGTAGTATAAatggctattttattttatgaatgggTAGAATACCTGTTGTACGTAAGGATCTGCGGTATGGTGTGCAAGCTCGGCGAGCAGGAGGTCTGCGAGTGCGAGGGGCGCTGCACGGGGTGCTGCGGGGCAgtgcggcagcagcacgtgcagcgCGCGGCGCAGTGCGGCGCAGCACTGCACGCCCGCCTCGGCCGCGCGACCTCCACTCAGTAGAGCGCGGACGCAGCCGGCGGCGTCCGCCTCCTAAAGTACCATAGAAAAACACGGAATATGGTTACTGGCATCAATACAGTTTTCACTTCAGaagctcatcatcatcagaagtcgtagtggcctatagtctgttttttgaTCTCgaagactaaactgacattacgagtgttgtcagtttattgcaaattcttaaatagtgatgtggcacaacTGAAACTTAGCGCTAATAATATCAAGTAtctatcgtttttttacaataagtcatcatgaaataatgggcttatccttgatgattacgcatggctttgcatggtcagatatccctggcagtttgtagcacgtcgtacagccgtATGTAgagagctagcaacattatttgtaagtttgacactttgcaagtgtcaatttagtctacgaatcaagtatcgtttttttacaataagtcatcatgaaataatgggcttatccttgatgattacgcatggctttgcatggtcagatatccctggcagtttgtagcacgtcgtacagtcGTATGTAgagagctagcaacattatttgtaagtttgacactttgcaagtgtcaatttagtctacgagattaaaaaacagactatagtgagtaaagaaccaacctctcaagtatgagggtgtgagttcgattccagttcaggcaagtaccaatgcaacttttcaagattgtatgtactttc
This genomic window contains:
- the LOC124634963 gene encoding peroxisomal membrane protein PMP34 codes for the protein MAPSLFSYETLVHAIAGATGSVVGMAVFYPLDTLRSRIQVEDSNKLQGSSIELLLKLASEEGLESLYRGLAPVLQSLSVSNFVYFYTFHGLRRMSSKDTSALKDLMFGIIAGSINVLLTSPLWVVNTRMKLEKSTYNSLTEGLIDLFKKEGARGLWSGTVPSLLLVSNPAIQFMVYEALKRQLISKGLFDTFSAFLIGAVAKAVATTLTYPLQLVQSRLRAGTSLKPLFRDVKSKPSVAFRGLEAKLLQTIMTAALMFIIYEKLVRLVLTIMRVRMARH